The nucleotide window AAACACGAGTATGTGTGTTTAGTCTATTTACCCTAGTTAGTAATTTTTCGTATTATATGCGAATAAAACACGTACTTacgtttttttttaaaaatacttCCGTACTTTGTATTTTTGAAAGGGACTCGTTAAATTTCCCTTACTTTTGAAGCCAAAAATATTATACAAGTACTATACACGAtttttacgttttttttttttttttttttgtattttacacatattattgaacaaaaatggatataaattaatatttttcattaaaaattttaattatttaattaattaaaaatattttgccgAACTTTTCAACGAACTATTTGATAAAATGTCCGCATAATACATGTACGTATTTTTCGTGTACTATACACGTCCCATTTTTTACTAACTATGCTATTTACTTGTAATTAATCCTTGAAAAACCACAGGAATAGAGGATTTTAATGCAATGGCTGGTTCTCATGAACTCTCGTTGTCAGCGTTGATACAGTCATACAGAAAACAGAACTGTTTTAGTACTAATAATCTGTGCTTAATTTGTGTAATGTTATCAACAATATAACTTAACATTTTGGATGTCATGAAGGTGGGCTGAGGAGGCAACAAATGGTGAACCATGTAGCCCTGATGCTAAGACAATGACTAAAATAGCTGCTGCCTCCTTTGAGATGGAGGACTATTGGAGAATAGTTGACATCCTTCACAGAAAGTATTATTAGCCAATTTTTTTTACTCCACCATAAATTTCAGGATGCTATAGTTTATCTTTTGTATATATAGAAGGTTAATGTATAAACAAAATGTAGGTTATATAACATTGACTGGAAAGAATGGAGGCAATCCTACAAAGCATTGGTACTTCTGGAGTTTTTATTAACACATGGCCCTGAAGACTTTGCTGAAGAATTTCAAGGTGACAGTGAAGTCATCCAAGAGCTGGGATCATTTAAGTACATTGACGACAACGGGTAattattgttaatttgtttgtttctaGATATCTAATATAGTAGTATAACATGTTGCACTCTCAATTAATGAGGATCATACTTTCGACATTTAGACATGATTCTTCTTAATCAAGGGTTTTGAACAATTCACATTCCATCAGGCAACCTAACATGCATGACGGATTGTTTGGCAGGAGAACATACATTATATTCCGAATGAATAAAAGATTTTTCCTATTTGTTGTActtgatttttctttctcttgatAGATTCAATTGGGGTTCTAGCATGCAAAAGAAATCGGACCAAATACTAATCCTTCTAAGAGGGGGGCGGTCGACGCTGAGAGAAGCACGTTTCAAAGCTCTCAAAGTAACAAATGAAATCCAAGGCTTTAGAGGTTCAGCGTCTTCTCCTTCACCCTCAACTCCTTCCTCTGCCTACTCTGAAACACCAAGAGCTTCATCCTTTAGTTCATTTTCTACCACAAGTTCTGTATGGAATGAATTGAACAATGAGCTTAGCAAATTTCATCAACCATCGACAACTAAATCAGAAGCCATGGAAAGCTATTCACAGGGTGGACTGCGAGACACTGATGATGATCATGATCATTACAAGAATACTAGCAATTTCCCCGCACCAAGTGAGAGTAGGGAAGGATCACACCTTTGGAATTGCCCTCCAATTGATGAAAAAGGTTCATTACTTGAATCCGAAGAAGAAGACAATGAGGATGATGACAAATATTATGAAAAGGAGGATGGTATTTTAAGTGGAATTTACTCTAAGCTGGTTACCCTTAGTCCTACAAGAGGAAATGTACCTCATGGTAATATTAGGTTTAGGAGTGTTTCTGATGTAGGGAGGGAGCTGAGGAAGAAAAAGCTTGATCGCCAATCTTCGTTTTGGTACTGAAGATCGAAGAGACATGAAAGAAAGTTTGTAATTGTCTCTATGATCttatattttgaatttgttattatCGCAGATTCGCAGACTTAGAACCTAGGAATCTTAACCAATGTCACTTGAGCTGAAGCTTTTGGAGAAAATTTTGTATAATTAAGTGTTACCTATATGCATGACAACTTTGGTCAAATTATGCAAGGATGATCTCAAGTAGATTCCTCTATTGACATATCAAGTTACTAGTACATTGGTTCCTCTAGTATTACTAGTTACTCTTCAAATTAAAATCTGTCAATGTCATTTTTCCTTGACATTAATAGATGGAGAAAACCAAAAGGAAAGCGCAGCGGCTGAATGGAAATATTCATTGTGTACATTTACAGTAGTTTAAGTACAACATATATACAACCCTAAACCACAGAAATACTGAACTACCCTAACTAGATTTAGCTTATTTCTCTAACATTTCTAGTATAAAAGGTAAAACTTGAGTACCAGAAGACCTTACTACAGTTCCAACTTGCAATGATACACCTTGGCTAGGAGAAAATCAAACTCATAATTTGGTGAGCAGGCAAAACACCAgaattccttcttcttcttcttttttggctcAAAAAGAGGGATAAGAGAGGCAAAGAAACCTCCTTACCACCCCATGTtattaaacaaaaaatagaTACAAAAAGAGGGGACGAAGCCAAGACATCTATAGTAGAACACACCAAACATTAAAGAATAACTAGCTAACGAAAACGAAATTGTGGAAGACCTAAACAGTCACTATTCCAAATCGAAACAATGAATGGAGGAGTCACGTCCCACCAAACTAAGCTTCTTAAAGTACTACCATGATTTGCCAAGATGTCAGCAACTCTTTTACCTTCACAAAAGATATGTGAGGACCGGAAATGCATCTGAGAAATGCGGTGCAAACAATTCATCCACTCTACTCTAAGTTGCCATGGCACCAAATGAGGAGATCAGCAAAGAAAATTAAGAATAATGGAAGAATCCACTTCTAGCCATATATGCTTCCAATCACGGACCCATGCTAACTCAATGACCTTAATAACTGCCATGACCTCAGCTGCAACCGAGCTAGGGATGTcaagatttgaagaaaaatcaccAAGAAAATTCCCCCTATAGTCACGAAAGACAGCCCCATAACCCCCCAGGTTGGAGGACCTTTTCCAAGCGCCATCTGAATTAATCTTAACCCAACCAAAAGGGGGAGTATGCCAATTTACCTCAATTATTGTAGGGGCACGCCGTGGATTACATTGAGCACCAAAACTTTTCACAACTCGAAGGTCTTGCACAAGATTATGCATACATCCCTCAGCAAGACGACTAGAAGCTTGTATATGTCCTGAGTTAAGTCTAGAAATCACCGTAGCATGTGCTACTACTCCATCAAATCTTGCCTTGTTTCTAGCTTGCCAGATAAACCATAGAACTGAAGTATAATAAGCAAGTCATAAATCCTTCAATTGAGGGCTATGACCACCAAGTCCCAAATGAAAAAGCTCAATTAAGGAGTTAGGAACCATACCCAACTCAAACCTTGAATCCATGTGTTaattaaacagcgacaagcgtggcctgtggcccaccattgtaccgatattgtcccaacttaaccacctgataggtgttgggttttaatcacaaaaggcctcgatACAAATtaggtgagatccacccacttataagttatattttatttgtcacttttccaatgtgggatctttcctctccaacacgccccctcacgtgcaacctaactctaggtctgcacgtgaaattaattaacaatccaattcccacattggaaattgggacacaagtctcatattggagacttggccaatataacaatccaagaCCCACACCGGACACTTGGTAACATTCCAATCGGAATTTtccgatggcaatataaggaacctAAATTCGGGCCCCTGACaattggagacgcaattggagagagacccgctctgataccatgttaaacagcgacaagcgtggcctgtggcccaccattgtaccgatattgtcccaacttaaccacccgataggtgttgggttttaatcacaaaatgccTCGGTACAATTAGGTGAGATcaacccacttataagttatattttatttgtcacttttccaatgcaGTTCCAGATAGAAGGGGCAAAGGAGCAATGTAAAAAAACATGATCAATAGATTCTGAATTATTACAACAAAGGCCACACCTTGATGCCAAAGCTACTCCTCTCCTTTGTAAAAAGTCATCGCTTAAAACAAGACCACGTAACACCTTCCAAGATAAGAAGGACATTCTTGGCGTAATATACTTGGACCATATATGTTTTCCCCATTCTATCGAAGGCAAAGACTGGCTTAAAAAAAGAAAGGCAAGCTTGGCAGTGAGCTCCCCAAATGAAGAAGCAGACCACATAACCTTATCCTCTGTCAATGGGTCCATAGCAATAAGAACTTTACTTATCAACTCACATAAATCTGGGAAGTGTAGTTGAAGAAGATTAGGAAAATTCCATGAGCCATTAACAATGAAATCAAACACCAAGCCATTAAGATCATTCATTGCCACACAAGAACCAAATAGATCAATAATAGGCCTCCTATGAAATTATCTCTCCAAAAAGAAACCTGGGAACCTGAACCAATAAGCCATCTTGCATTCTCCAAAACTAAAGGCCAAAACTTACGCACCCCAAGCCATATGGAAGAAGCCGCATATGAGCTTCTTAACAATCTGCCACATACAAAATGAGCCCGAAGTGTAACGCAAccctcagaagaagaagaaaaaatttccCAAAACCATTTTAAAAGAAGAGATTTATTCAGAAGCACTAACTGTTTAAGCCCCAAACCCCCTTCATTAAAAGAAGAGCAACACACCTTCCATGCCACTGGTGGAATCCCGCGTTTATCAATTGATCCAGACCAAAGAAACTTTCTACACCATACCTCAAGTTGACGAAGCAAAGACACAGGCCATTCATAAACTTGGAAGCTATACACTAGCATACTGTAAATTACTTATTTAATCAATTGAAGCCTCCTAGACATGGATAAAATTGAACCCATCCAACTAGAGAACCGCAATCTAATTTTATGAACAATTTTTTGAAAATGAGTAACTCTTGGCTTGCCACGGAAGATGGGTACCCCAAGGTAAGTAAAAGGCATCGAACCAAGAGGTATCCTCATAGAAGAAGCAATAAAGTGGCGTCGACGATACATATGCTTGCTAAGAAAACCTGAGACTTTGCCTTGTTAATAATTTGCCCCAAGACGGAACCATACTCCTCAATAAAAGTCATCACTCGCTGCAGATTGCGCTTATCCCCTcgacaaaaaataataacatcATCTACAAATAACACATGGGAAGGAGCTTGTGTACCACAGGGAGAAGAAATAGGATGAATTCTACCAGCTAATACAAACTCAGAGAGACCATGGCTTAATACCTCTTCAGCCAAACAAAAAAGCAATAGAGACAACGGGTCACCCTGACGCACACCTCTACCACAGGAAAAGAAACCCACTAGCCTTCCATTAATTAACAGAGAAAGTTTTGCTGACTGAAGGAGTGCTAGCACCCAAAGCACAAATTTTGGATCAAAACCGAAAGCCTCCAGTACTTGAAGAAGAAAACCCCATGAAAGAGTGTCAAAAGCCTTAGTAATGTACGTCTGCCTTGATTGCTACATTGCCACCATAACACCTTGAATCCAACATGTTAAAGCACTCAAAGGTGGTCATGATACAATCAGAAATGTTGCGGCCTGGAACAAAAGCATGTTGCTGAGGTGAAATAATACGAGAAGCAAGCCTCATAGCAAGAATTTTCGGAATAATTTTGAACACAAAATTAGTGAGAGCAATGGGGCGAAATTGCTTGATCAAATATGCATGGTCGACCTTTGGAACCAGTATAATGATGCCCGAATTAAAAGAAGCTGTCAACTCACCATGTATAAAGAAGTACTGCACTACAAGAACCACATCATCCCCTACTATATCCCAACATGAAATAAAGAAGTGACCATTAAAACCATCTGGACCTGGAGCACTATCAGAATCCATAAATTTTACTGCCTCCCAAACTTCCTCAGGTGAGGGAATAGCAATGAGAATACTATTTTCATTAGCAGTAACCATTGACAGGATAACACGACTAATAAGACCAATAACATGGTAATCTGCGTTGTTAGCAAAGAGGTCTAAATAGTAATTAAGAATATGATTCTTAATAGAAATTGGATCATCGTAAACCTGGTTTCCATCCcgaagaagagaaattgaagcCCGAGACCTCCGTGCTCTACACAtagcatgaaaaaaaaaaagaagtgttaCGATCACGATCTGACAACCATCTCAATCTAGACTTCTCCTTTCAGAAAAGCTCTTGCAATCTGATAGACTCATTCAAGTTGGCTTGGAGTTCATTTTCCTTAGCAAAATCTACATCAGAGCCTCCTGAAGATGAAATGACCTATTGTAAATCAGCTAAAGCCGCCAGATCATCACAAACTCTATGATGAATATCCCTAAAAACCTCCCAATTCCAGGATCTGAGAGCTTTACGTAGCACACATAATTTGTGTTGCAAGACTGATAGAGGGCACCCATGAGTATTGATTGAAGACCAACAATGAGTTATGAAAGGCCGAAAGTCTTTATGGCCTAACCACATTTTGCGGAACAGAAAAAGACTTTGATGATTGGTAGAGGCCTTAGAGAATGACAATAGAGGAGGATTATGATCCGAGCAAATTCGAGGCAATGTACAACAATCAAACTGATCCCAAACATCCAACCAAGAAAGATTTGCAAGACTACGATCCAACCTTATTTCTACATTACCGCGGAGAGCCCTCCGACGAACCCAAGTAAACTCTGCTCCTTTGGTATCCACATGCACAAGCTCACAAACATCAAATATTGCCAGAAATTCTACACAAGAGCGCACACAAACAGAACCACCCCCCTTCTTCTCATAAGCCCCTAAAATTGCATTAAAATCACCAAATACAAGCCATGGACCAGAAACAAAACTGCCTTTAACATTAGTGATATCTTCCCATAATCGACGACGACTAGCAGCTGTTGTGCAAGCATATACAGCTATAATAATACAATTCACCGAATCAAACATAACTTAAAGAGAAACTTGTTGGTCTGTGATAGAGAGGACACGAACAAACGGTACAAGAGAAAGTTTACAAAAAAACCCATAAATTAGGCAATAAAGCAGCCCTGCCATTAGTACACACCGCCACCATACACATGGAATGTCAGAAGCAAGATGGAATAGCATCCAATGAAACAAAGGGTTCAGCTATGCACAATAGCTCATGATTATTAACACGAACAAATTTTGACAATGCATCTTGAGTAGAGACATTACCAATGCCTCGTAAATTCCAATACAATATCTTCATGAAGGAACATTCTTGGAACGAATGTAAGCCTCACGACTTTCAATCTGGGTTGCTTTCCTCACTGATCTACGTTGAGTTTTGGATAGTACCTCGGTGAAACCATCTGCCTTTGCAGTTTTTTCTGTCTCTTCATACCAATCCACAATTGTGTTGGAGGTAGTAGCATGGGCAGCAGCCACTTGCTCTAACTCCTCTTCACGCTTAGTAGAATCATCACTATTATCTTCACCACTACTATTTTCATCCAACCCATCAGCAGCTAATTGCTGGAAGCGGTTTGTGTGATCCACCTCACACTGCCCTACCACGTTCTGACCAATACCAACAGAATCCTCAACATTATTCTCAACAAGATTCTCAACATGATTTGCAGAAGGCTGCTCAATAACTGACTCTTGACAATCCCTTTTCTCAACCACATCAAAAATGTTCACCCTAGCACCAACCACACCATTATCTATTGTAGGAGGAGAAAGGGATTTCCGAACAAAGGAAGGTCCCTCTCTGGCATCCTCCTTAGCGCTTGGTGTAGAATCAACTATAACTTTCTTCCTTCTATCCTCCTTTCGAACATATACCTTCTGAACTTTATGATGACGACGTAGGGGCTTCCGTGAATGCCCCCTGTCCTCTTCCTTATCTTCTGTCTGAGCAGGGGCAGCAAGCTTTGGAACATGTTTACAAGAAGTAACCCGGTGTCCCATGTTGCCATAGTGA belongs to Rosa chinensis cultivar Old Blush chromosome 4, RchiOBHm-V2, whole genome shotgun sequence and includes:
- the LOC112198756 gene encoding epsin-3, yielding MFLDHFKKQASRFLQERYKTARLTFTDVTPAELWAEEATNGEPCSPDAKTMTKIAAASFEMEDYWRIVDILHRKLYNIDWKEWRQSYKALVLLEFLLTHGPEDFAEEFQGDSEVIQELGSFKYIDDNGFNWGSSMQKKSDQILILLRGGRSTLREARFKALKVTNEIQGFRGSASSPSPSTPSSAYSETPRASSFSSFSTTSSVWNELNNELSKFHQPSTTKSEAMESYSQGGLRDTDDDHDHYKNTSNFPAPSESREGSHLWNCPPIDEKGSLLESEEEDNEDDDKYYEKEDGILSGIYSKLVTLSPTRGNVPHGNIRFRSVSDVGRELRKKKLDRQSSFWY